The genomic segment ACCAAGGATCAGCCTGATTATGGCAGACAGGTCTTTTCCAAGCCATATGGCATATACCGTGTGTCCCTGGACCAGACCGAGAATCTTAACAATTTCTTGCCCGGGCAGTACATCGGAGTTCAACAGCAGAACCGTGCGATCAGACTCAGTAAACAGCAGCTCTTCAGCTGATGCCTTTCGTGTTCTTTGTTCGAGAGCCAATGTTATTAAGACCACGAGGATGCCCCCTAGTAGACAGAACACCGCTATCTTGAGCCACCAGGGCACGACTGGATCGTCGGCAACCATCAAGTGCCATGGCATCCCCACAAATACAGTAACGAACAACCCGAGCACGAATGCCAGTGAGCCAATCTGTCGAAGTACTTTCATGCCTTCTCCCTCCTATACTGTCAGCTAACAACCTTCGGTTCAGCCGCGGGGTTTCCTGGCTCGGGACCTGCTCTGCAGGCGCCGTGACAGGGAAGAGCCGACGGCTGCAAGCGAGAGTTAGCTGGTTTAGTACTTGTTCATTATTGTTTTAGAAATAGATACATTCATTTCATATTTCCAATATACGTTCCTAATTATTTGATGGTGGCATCCAAGTAATTGCGTAACGTAGACCAAGTATTGGGCTCTCGACTTGAAGTTGTGCTATTCTGTCTTTGAATTGAAATTTACTAATAATACGTTTTGTCTCTCCTTGATGCACGATCTCTGAATCACCAATAAATACGAGAGGAGACGGTCCGGGATTCATTTCTTTCATACACTCTGGAAACTCAATTGTAAGAACTAATTCATCTGTAGGAA from the Candidatus Latescibacterota bacterium genome contains:
- a CDS encoding YbjQ family protein, whose product is MKVLRQIGSLAFVLGLFVTVFVGMPWHLMVADDPVVPWWLKIAVFCLLGGILVVLITLALEQRTRKASAEELLFTESDRTVLLLNSDVLPGQEIVKILGLVQGHTVYAIWLGKDLSAIIRLILGGELTEYTEMMGSARVIATERMTAKAAEMGADAVINVRYMTTSVVGSAAELLVYGTAVKLS